From one Luteipulveratus mongoliensis genomic stretch:
- the dapE gene encoding succinyl-diaminopimelate desuccinylase: MASLDLTADVVTLTAAVCDIESVSHHEGDLADAVEQALRALPHLEVVRDGHSVVARTTLGRAERVVLAGHLDTVPLTDPPNLPVRREGGMLVGRGTTDMKGGVAVQLRLAATVLEPSRDVTYVFYDAEEVEDRYNGLGRLATTHPELLEADFAVLLEPTDGGIEGGCKGTLRVDVVTKGVAAHSARPWNGHNAIHDAGDVLARLSAYEPRTVSVDGLDYHEALNAVGISGGIAGNVIPDVCTVTVNYRFAPDQTAEQALAHVREVFEGYDVTLGDTADGARPGLDRPVAQAFVKALDLPVTAKQGWTDVARFSSLAVPAVNFGPGDPNLAHTDDERCPEQQIIDAEAALRRWLES; encoded by the coding sequence ATGGCTTCCCTCGACCTGACCGCCGACGTCGTGACCCTGACCGCTGCTGTGTGTGACATCGAGTCGGTCAGCCATCACGAGGGTGACCTGGCCGACGCCGTGGAGCAGGCGCTGCGCGCGCTCCCGCACCTGGAGGTCGTACGCGATGGCCACTCCGTCGTCGCGCGTACGACGCTCGGTCGCGCCGAGCGTGTCGTCCTCGCCGGCCATCTCGACACGGTGCCTCTGACGGACCCGCCCAACCTGCCCGTACGACGGGAGGGCGGCATGCTCGTGGGACGCGGCACCACTGACATGAAGGGTGGCGTCGCCGTCCAGCTGCGTTTGGCTGCAACGGTTCTCGAGCCCAGTCGTGATGTGACCTACGTCTTCTACGACGCGGAGGAGGTCGAGGACCGCTACAACGGACTCGGCCGTCTCGCGACCACGCACCCGGAGCTGCTGGAAGCCGACTTCGCCGTGCTGCTCGAGCCGACCGACGGCGGTATCGAGGGCGGTTGTAAAGGCACGCTGCGAGTCGACGTCGTCACCAAGGGAGTCGCGGCCCACTCGGCGCGACCCTGGAACGGGCACAACGCGATTCACGACGCGGGCGATGTGCTGGCGAGGCTGTCGGCGTACGAGCCGCGCACGGTGTCAGTCGACGGGCTCGACTATCACGAGGCGCTCAACGCGGTCGGTATCAGCGGCGGCATCGCCGGCAACGTCATCCCCGACGTCTGCACCGTGACGGTCAACTATCGCTTCGCGCCGGACCAGACGGCGGAGCAGGCGCTCGCTCACGTACGCGAGGTCTTCGAGGGCTACGACGTCACGCTCGGCGACACCGCGGACGGGGCACGTCCGGGCCTGGACCGTCCAGTGGCGCAGGCGTTCGTGAAGGCGCTGGACCTGCCGGTCACGGCGAAGCAGGGCTGGACCGACGTCGCCCGCTTCTCCTCGCTCGCGGTGCCGGCGGTCAACTTCGGCCCGGGCGACCCCAACCTGGCCCACACCGACGACGAGCGCTGCCCAGAGCAGCAGATCATCGATGCCGAGGCGGCGCTGCGACGCTGGCTCGAGAGCTGA
- a CDS encoding helix-turn-helix transcriptional regulator, producing the protein MRADRLLRLLMLLQRHGRASAPWLAGEMEVSTRTVLRDMEALSAAGVPVYTERGRGGGCVLMEGFTTQASGLTPPEAQALFAWASRETTADLGLGADLTSALAKIAATAPARALEDAEALGGVVVADRRRWFAAVDEVPWLPALREAATQGRRVRLAYASAESAHPSVRTVHPVGIVDHSGRWYLVAEHRRKQRTYRVSRVSAVEVLDVPADLADRRPLAQIWDELRRAFEGRLSPTDAVVLVEPAAAGPVRRLLSMQLAPGSEIEVESGASDGALQTWRLTVRQPHVLGAVAVLMSADLTVVEPQWLIADIVAGAERTLARYGPSTPA; encoded by the coding sequence ATGCGCGCCGACCGGCTCCTGCGGCTGCTGATGCTGCTCCAACGGCACGGACGCGCGTCGGCGCCCTGGCTTGCAGGTGAGATGGAGGTCAGCACACGCACCGTCCTGCGGGACATGGAAGCGCTGTCGGCGGCCGGCGTCCCGGTCTACACCGAGCGCGGGCGGGGTGGCGGGTGCGTCCTGATGGAGGGCTTCACCACGCAGGCGAGCGGCCTGACGCCCCCAGAGGCGCAGGCTCTGTTCGCGTGGGCCTCTCGCGAGACCACGGCTGATCTCGGTCTGGGTGCCGACCTGACGTCGGCGCTGGCGAAGATCGCGGCGACCGCCCCGGCCCGCGCGTTGGAGGATGCCGAGGCCCTTGGCGGCGTCGTGGTCGCCGACCGGCGTCGCTGGTTCGCGGCGGTCGATGAGGTGCCCTGGTTGCCGGCTCTGCGTGAGGCGGCCACGCAGGGTCGGCGAGTTCGGCTGGCCTACGCCTCCGCCGAGTCCGCGCACCCGTCCGTACGCACTGTGCATCCGGTCGGCATCGTCGACCACTCCGGTCGCTGGTATCTCGTCGCTGAGCATCGTCGCAAGCAGCGGACGTACCGGGTGTCGAGGGTCTCCGCCGTCGAGGTCCTCGACGTGCCCGCCGACCTGGCGGACCGGCGGCCGCTCGCACAGATCTGGGATGAGCTGCGGCGAGCGTTCGAGGGGCGTCTGTCGCCGACCGACGCCGTTGTCCTCGTCGAACCGGCCGCGGCGGGCCCGGTCCGACGTCTCCTGTCCATGCAGCTGGCGCCGGGCTCGGAGATCGAGGTCGAGTCCGGCGCGAGCGACGGCGCCCTGCAGACCTGGCGTCTCACGGTTCGTCAGCCACACGTCCTCGGCGCTGTCGCGGTGCTCATGTCCGCCGACCTCACTGTGGTCGAGCCGCAGTGGTTGATCGCGGACATCGTGGCCGGAGCCGAACGGACCTTGGCGCGGTACGGCCCGAGCACGCCGGCGTAG
- the dapD gene encoding 2,3,4,5-tetrahydropyridine-2,6-dicarboxylate N-succinyltransferase translates to MTSERSAWGFGLATETKSGQILDTWFPTPALGTSPSGDSPYAAPAELSAHVREDPRRGVRTRVVHTEIDLDAAPATVPDAYLRLHLLSHRLVQPNTVNLDGLFGVLNNVVWTNHGPCAVEDFERTRLRLSQNTPVHVYGVDKFPRMTDYVVPSGVRIADADRVRLGAHLASGTTVMHEGFCNFNAGTLGTSMVEGRIVQGVVVGDGSDIGGGASIMGTLSGGGTERVSIGERCLIGAQAGVGIALGDDCVVEAGLYVTAGTKVTLEDGTVVKAKELSGRAGMLFIRNSTTGVVECRSRKGQGIALNEALHAND, encoded by the coding sequence ATGACATCCGAGCGCAGCGCCTGGGGCTTCGGCCTGGCGACCGAGACGAAGTCCGGGCAGATCCTGGACACCTGGTTCCCCACTCCTGCGCTCGGCACCTCACCGTCCGGCGACAGCCCGTACGCCGCTCCTGCCGAACTCTCCGCGCACGTGCGGGAGGACCCGCGCCGAGGCGTACGCACTCGAGTGGTGCACACCGAGATCGACCTCGATGCAGCCCCGGCCACCGTGCCGGACGCCTACCTGCGACTGCACCTGCTCTCTCATCGACTGGTCCAGCCCAACACCGTCAATCTCGACGGACTGTTCGGCGTCCTCAACAACGTCGTCTGGACCAACCATGGCCCGTGCGCCGTCGAGGACTTCGAGCGAACCCGGCTGCGGCTGAGCCAGAACACACCGGTCCATGTCTACGGGGTCGACAAGTTCCCACGGATGACCGACTACGTCGTCCCGAGCGGTGTGCGCATCGCCGACGCCGATCGCGTTCGGCTCGGCGCGCACCTCGCGTCCGGCACCACCGTCATGCACGAGGGCTTCTGCAACTTCAACGCCGGCACGCTCGGCACCTCGATGGTCGAGGGGCGCATCGTCCAGGGCGTCGTCGTCGGCGATGGCTCCGACATCGGAGGCGGCGCGTCGATCATGGGCACCCTGTCCGGCGGCGGCACCGAGCGGGTCTCCATCGGTGAGCGCTGCCTGATCGGCGCCCAGGCGGGGGTCGGTATCGCGCTCGGCGACGACTGCGTCGTCGAGGCCGGTCTCTACGTCACCGCCGGCACCAAGGTCACCCTTGAGGACGGCACCGTCGTGAAGGCCAAGGAGCTCTCGGGCCGCGCCGGCATGCTCTTCATCCGCAACTCGACGACCGGCGTGGTCGAATGCCGTTCACGCAAGGGCCAGGGCATCGCGCTCAACGAGGCCCTGCATGCCAATGACTGA
- a CDS encoding TIGR03086 family metal-binding protein yields the protein MSTTETRIADTDLRPALNLALDQIERLLTVVTPDQAPLPTPCSEFDVSTLVDHLQGVVRRLAVILSGQHFSTAPAIVASTSWLPDWTEGRTALAPLLADDATLAREATVPWGTTTGAGAIASYLGELTTHAWDLAAATGHLDELDPTLAELALPTYQTILPATPRALPQIPFGAVVEVGLDAGPYEQLVAWTGRDPRWS from the coding sequence ATGTCCACGACCGAGACCCGCATTGCCGACACCGACCTACGCCCTGCACTGAACCTGGCGCTGGACCAGATCGAGCGCCTCCTGACGGTGGTCACGCCCGACCAGGCCCCGCTGCCGACACCGTGCAGCGAGTTCGACGTGAGCACGCTGGTCGACCACCTGCAGGGCGTCGTACGACGGCTGGCGGTGATCCTGTCGGGTCAGCACTTCTCTACGGCGCCGGCCATCGTCGCCTCGACGAGCTGGCTGCCCGACTGGACCGAGGGTCGTACCGCGCTTGCGCCGCTGCTCGCGGACGACGCCACCCTGGCTCGTGAGGCCACCGTGCCGTGGGGAACGACCACCGGCGCCGGTGCGATCGCCTCCTACCTCGGCGAGCTCACCACTCACGCCTGGGACCTGGCCGCCGCAACCGGTCACCTCGATGAGCTGGATCCGACACTCGCCGAGCTGGCCCTCCCGACGTACCAGACGATCCTGCCGGCGACGCCTCGCGCGCTGCCTCAGATCCCCTTCGGTGCCGTCGTGGAAGTCGGGCTCGATGCCGGTCCGTACGAGCAGCTCGTCGCCTGGACCGGTCGCGACCCGCGCTGGTCCTAG
- a CDS encoding TIGR00730 family Rossman fold protein encodes MTTGREYRKGATTLRGTQVPGTTTDARLLDNAESSDWLHTDPWRVLRIQSEFVEGFGALAELGRAVSVFGSARTPVDSPSYALGQEVGRLLVEAGYAVITGGGPGAMEAANKGAADAGGTSVGLGIELPFENGLNPYVNLGVNFRYFFARKTMFVKYAEGYVVLPGGFGTLDELFEAITLVQTQKVTSFPVVLLGQEFWTPMIDWLRGTLLEHGMISEADVQRLHVVDSPEEAVALIVAANEQRRDAQRPE; translated from the coding sequence ATGACGACAGGTAGGGAGTACCGCAAAGGTGCGACGACGTTGCGGGGCACGCAGGTGCCCGGCACCACCACCGACGCACGCCTGCTCGACAACGCCGAGTCGTCCGACTGGCTGCACACCGATCCCTGGCGGGTGCTGCGCATCCAGAGCGAGTTCGTCGAAGGCTTCGGGGCGCTGGCCGAGCTCGGGCGCGCGGTCAGCGTCTTCGGCTCGGCGCGTACGCCGGTGGACAGCCCCTCGTACGCCCTCGGTCAGGAGGTCGGTCGGCTGCTCGTCGAGGCTGGCTACGCGGTGATCACGGGCGGTGGCCCCGGCGCGATGGAGGCGGCCAACAAGGGGGCTGCGGACGCTGGGGGCACCAGCGTCGGCCTCGGGATCGAGCTGCCTTTCGAGAACGGCCTCAATCCCTACGTCAACCTCGGCGTCAACTTCCGCTACTTCTTCGCCCGCAAGACGATGTTCGTCAAGTACGCCGAGGGCTACGTCGTCCTGCCTGGCGGCTTCGGCACCCTCGATGAGCTGTTCGAGGCGATCACCCTCGTCCAGACCCAGAAGGTCACCAGCTTTCCCGTGGTGCTGCTGGGCCAGGAGTTCTGGACGCCGATGATCGACTGGCTGCGCGGCACGCTGCTGGAGCACGGCATGATCAGCGAGGCTGACGTCCAGCGGCTGCACGTGGTTGACAGTCCCGAAGAGGCCGTCGCCCTGATCGTCGCGGCCAACGAGCAGCGGCGGGACGCACAACGACCGGAGTGA